Within Lolium rigidum isolate FL_2022 chromosome 5, APGP_CSIRO_Lrig_0.1, whole genome shotgun sequence, the genomic segment gagcatctccaccaataTCCCTGATTTTAATCTCTTAAACACATCTTGGGGCTCACACCTATTTCCGAGGCCTCCAAAATGGCACCAACTCAACAATAGGTTCCATTTCAGCCTCTATTCGATTTATGTACTCAATAGTATATGTGTCTTGTTCTGTCATTAGTTGATTTTTTGTACCTTTTCCTTTGTCTTTCTCACGACACACAACCCGAGAGGAATGAGAGTGGGAGGTAGTGGCGGAGGAGCTCAGGTAAGGGCAGTGGTGGTTGGGAAGTGATAAAGCCGAGTGGAAGGGGTCAACTCTAGCACGGGAGGTCGATCGGGGCGAGGTTGCAACAGGAGCCGTCAACGTGGTGGCTCGAAAAAAGGCGACAAAGTTGTGACAACACTCTGGGCTATTGGCGGAGGGCTGTGGGAGATCAACGGTGCGCTCGGGCATGAATTTATAGAAAGAAATTTAAGCAATAAAGTTAGGTGGGTtatcagcaaaaaaaaaacatctccAAAAAAAAAGTGGCCTGGTGGAAGTATGGAAATAATTTGAACCAAAATGATGCATCTAAAGGAAAAAAACAAACAAGacctttttttctttctaaatAGAATGACATTTCGCTTTGCCCAACAGTAAAACACATTCGGGCACACAGTGACAGTCGATTTCGACGATCTGGAGATGGAAGGAACAGAGAACCGGAGGAGTCGTCGTCTTCCCGACAGCGACCTCCACCGCGGCCAGGGGCAGGCAAATCAACCTCGCGACACGCGGCCACCGCCACCCACAGAGAGAAAAGCGAGAAATCTTGGGCACCTCCCTTCACTTTCTTCCCACCACTTTCCCCTGTGGGATTCCACGGCTCCCACCACTCCCTTCCCGCAGCCGCCACCGCCCTTCCGTTTCCTGCCCCAGTACCAGCCTAACCCGGCAGAAGCCAAGGCCAAGCAACCAGCACACCAAGCAAGCTCACAAGCCAGAACCTTCTTCTCTCATCGATCAAGAACAGTCGGGAGCGCGAGCAAAATCAGTTCGATCCGGCGGCCGTTGCAAGAACTTGCTGTGGTGGTTAATTTCGGGgggagacgacgacggcgacacCAGGAGCTCCCCGCTTCCCTTCGGCAACCGAGGTGGCAGCGGCGCCGGCGGGATTATGGGCCTTTTGGCGGTGAGGCGAAACCCGCCGCTCTTCTCCAAGTCGCCGGCGTCCCTTCTGCTGCTCTCCAAGCTGCTCACCCTCTACTGCTGAGTTCTTCTTTTCTCGGTCGAGTCATCCATGGGCGCCGCTGCCTCCTCGAcggcgaggcggggcggggcgACGGGGCTGGGGGACCTGCCGGAGAGCTGCATCGCCGAGGTGATGCTCAGGCTCAACCCGACGGAGATCTGCGGGATGGCGCGCCTCAGCCGCACCTTCCGTGCCGCCGCGTCCGGGGACGGCGTCTGGGAGGCCAAGCTGCCGCGCAActacccgcgcctcctcgccgccgccggcgcaggcGGTGGCGACGAGGAAGCCGCTGCGTTGGATGCTGAGGCCATCCCCAAGAAGGAGGTGTACGCGCGGCTCTGCCGCAGAAACCGCCTCGACGGCGGCACCAAGGTATGTGCTTGTCCCATCTAAATTTCTGGTTAACATCGCGGCCACTATGAAACAAACTGTGTTTGttataaaaaaaaaacatgaaatttAGACTAGTAACTTGCACGAACTAGTAAACCTGAAATAAATTAATAAAAGCGCTGGAGTTTTAGTGTATTTGGGTTTGAGAAAAGGTTTATGTAGGAGCCTGATTAGTTTGAAACGCCTGTCGATTTGAAGAGGCGGTATTGTTCAGTCTTGTTCAGTTTTCCTTGAATTATTGATGCTATTTTTGTTATTGCCACCTCAAATGGTATTTAGTATCTGCCTCACTATGCAGGAGTTCTGGCTAGACAAGGCTGGTGGAGGCACCTGTATGACAATCTATTCGAGGGCGCTTTCGATCACGGGCATTGATGATAGGAGATACTGGAACTACATTCCAAATGATGAATCAAGGTACTTTCATCAACGTATAATATGTCCCATTTTGGATCCCATGACTGATTAGGATATCCAAGttttcttgtatgttgcttggaaatgtgTCCAGTTTTCAATTCAGTTCCATTTGGTTTGCCGGTGAATATCTGAATGCCGGGAGCGTATCACTGAAGCTGAGCAGCACCTCCCATTATTTTTGTGCCCATTTTTCATATGTTATAGCCACTTGAAAAATCCAAATGGTGCAAACTACATTGAGTCTATCTGTGCTGAACTTGTGTTTCAAGTT encodes:
- the LOC124653131 gene encoding F-box protein PP2-A13-like: MGAAASSTARRGGATGLGDLPESCIAEVMLRLNPTEICGMARLSRTFRAAASGDGVWEAKLPRNYPRLLAAAGAGGGDEEAAALDAEAIPKKEVYARLCRRNRLDGGTKEFWLDKAGGGTCMTIYSRALSITGIDDRRYWNYIPNDESRFRSVAYLSQVWWFEVRGETEFCFPEGTYSLFFRVHLGRPFKRLGRRVYSAENIHGWDIKPVRFHLLTSDGQQAQSKCYLTDPGVWINHHVGDFVVKNSNEPLNIQFEMVQIDCTHTKGGLCVDSVVVRPQYLARKKGPRNYE